The DNA segment ACTAAGATCTACGACTGGTGGGCTAAAGGTCTTTATAGGCCTTATACGACGGAGGAGGCCGCTAGGCTGGTTGCAGAGGTCAAGAAGATCACTCCAGAATGGGTTAGGATTATGCGCGTTCAAAGGGATATACCCGCATACCTCATAGAGGCCGGCGTAAAGAGTAGCAATCTTCGGGAGCTTGCCCTAAAGATGCTTAGAGATGAAGGTTTACGCTGCAGATGTATTAGGTGCCGTGAGGTCGGGCATAGGTGGCTTAAAGACCGCGTTAAACCCGACCCCGATAACATTAAGGTTTTGGTTAGGCGTTATGAAGCCTCTGGAGGCGAGGAATTCTTCATATCCATTGAGGATCCAGCGAACGATGTGTTGGTAGGCTATCTGAGACTTAGGATCCCATCCAGCATGGCCCATAGGCCGGAGATCTCCGGGAAAAATGCTTCTATAATAAGGGAGCTGCGCGTTCTAGGGCCCTTAGTTCCAGTTGGGAAACGTGAGGATGAGGGCTATCAGCATAGAGGCTTCGGCAAGTCTCTGCTGGAGGAAGCCGAGAGAATAAGCATTGAGCAGGGCTGCAGGAAGATTCTAGTTACAAGCGCTCTTGGAACAAAACGGTATTATATGCGTTTCGGCTACGTTTATGATGGACCCTACATGAGCAAAAACCTATATGGGTGAATAATAGCCTATAATAAAATGGCTACTTAGGGCTGATAAGTAACGCCCATGATGCTTAACTTAAAAGCAGTAAGGTGAATGTTAAAATGATGAAGGGCGCGGATAAATTTGAGAAAATAAGCGAGCTGGCCCGCAGAAGAGGCTTCTTCTGGCAGTCATATGAGATTTACGGTGGCGTAAGCGGCTTCATCTGCTGGGGTCCTTTCGGCGCCGTTATGAAGCGGAGGATAGAAGACAAGTTTAGAGAATTTTTCCTGAAGCGGCTAAATTTCTATGAGGTCGAGACGCCCATAATTGCTCCGGAGCGGGTTTTCAAGGCTTCTGGGCATGTGGAGCATTTTAAGGAGCCGATGGTTGAATGCTTAAAGTGTAGGAGGAAGTTTAGGGCAGACCATCTCCTTCAAGACCTCGCGAAGATAAGTTCGCAGGAAACCGACAGGATGGGGCTTCAGGATATTAAAAACGAGATTGAGCGCCACAATATTAAATGCCCGGAGTGCGGTGGAGAGTTTTCTGAGCCAAAATATTTTTTAACAATGTTTCAGACGAGTATTGGGCCGTACGCTGATAACGTCGGCTATGGGCGCCCGGAGGCTGCTCAAGGAATATTCGTCGAGTTTAAGCGCCTATATGAGCAGGTCAGGGAGCGCCTACCGATAGGTTTCGCCCAAATAGGTCACGCGTTGAGAAACGAGATATCGCCTAGGCAGGGGCCGATAAGGCTTAGAGAGTTCACAATAATCGACTTGGAGTTCTTCTTTGACCCGGAGAACGCGAAATGTCCGCTTCTAAATGAGGTTGCGGACGAGAGGTTGAGGGTTGTTTTAGCTAGGAATAGGCTTAGCGGAGACGAGAGCCCCGTGGAGTTAACAGTCAGGGAGATGGTGGCTGACGGATACATTATGGTTGAGTGGCTGGCGTTCTTCATGGCGCTGGCCAAACGGTTTGTCGCAGGCTTAGGCATACCGGAAGATAGGCAGCGCTTCATAGAGAAGCATCCTTGGGAAAGGGCACATTACTCCGCCCAAGGCTTTGATCAAGAGGTTTACCTTGAAAGATGGGGTTGGGTTGAGGTTGCGGGCTTCAATTATCGTACGGACTATGATTTGAAGGGGCATATGAGGGAGAGCGCCGTCGATATGAGGGTCTTTAAACCGAGCGAAAAGAACGGGGGCAGGCATTTTATTCCACACGTTATTGAGCCGAGTTTCGGGTCGGATCGCTTAGCTTACGCAACCCTAGAGTACGCGTACACGGTGAAGGACGGCAGGGTTATTCTTAAGCTGCCTAGGGACATAGCTCCAGTGCAGGTGGCTGTCTTGCCTCTAGTGAGCAGAGATGGGCTTCCCGAAAAAGCCAGAGAGGTCTACAAGGTTCTTTTAGATGAAGGCTTTACGGTCGAATACGATGAATCTGGCTATATTGGCAGACGATACGCACGGTTCGATGAGATAGGTGTCCCATTATGCATAACAGTAGACTATCAGACGCTTGAAGACAACACTGTAACAATACGTGATAGGGACACGTGGAGGCAGGTTAGAGCTGAGATAGGTAAAATGCCGCGGCTCATATACGAATACCTGCGCTACAGAATTAACTTTGAGGATTTAGGCTCCGCAGTCAAGAACTGAGCGGTTTTGAAGGCTACTGTTATAGGTAGATTTTTAAACAGTCTTTTTACTATCTCTTTTAGAGAATTAACACTGAATATTGAGGTTGGGGGCTTACAGTTGGTATTCCCAATAGAAGCCGAGCCGCGCGCAAAGAGAAGGGCTTTAAACCTATGCCAAGACCATTTGAGAAAGATCATTGAGATAGTTCGTAAGACAGCACAGCTAGTCGATAGCTTTGTCGCTGGAGATGCAGGTTCTGTGCTACATTCGTACGATGAAATTCAGAGACTAAGCGATGAGATAGCGGATTCAAAGAGAGCTGTCACGCAGGAGATTGTTGAGGTAGGCGCCATACTGCTCAACCGCGAAGACTTTCTAAGGTTCATTTACGTGATAAGCGAGATAGCTGATTTATGTAAGGGGGTATCGTTCAGGATACTGGTTATAGTTGAGCGGAAATGGGAGGTACCGCGGGAGCTCAAGAAAGGCATAGCCGAACTTTCAAGCGCTGTCTTCAACGCTATGATGAGGCTGAGAGACGCAGTGTTTGCGCTGAATTATGGTTCTCCACAAATGTTTGAAAAAGCTAGGGAGGTCGAGATCACTGAAAGAGAGGTCGACAACCTCTATAGGAGGGTGGAGATATCGTTACTGGAGCAAAATATTGAAGCATCCAAGATGCTTTTAATAAGGGACATAATAGGTCTCCTAGAGGATACGGCTGACAAAATAGAGGATGCCTCAGACGCCGTGAGGATTCTCTCCCTCGCCCTATAATCTCAGAGGACGTAAATATGACCTCAAACAAAAACGCAAAGATTGAAGCGGAGTTTCTAGAGAACTTTCTAGTAGTCTGGGATCCGAAAGACGGGTCAAACCTCTATAAAATAGGCTTCTATGGGAAACCGCTTGGAATACCGAAGCCTAAAAGCCCCGAATTTAATGTCCCGCTGGTGCTCGACCTAATGGAGGGCCTCTATTTACTGGAGAAGGGCATAATAGATGTTTTCGAGGGGCTGGAGAAAAGCAGGGTTAGCGTGAGGGTTCTGAGGGCTAGGGCTAGACAGGTTTACGAGGACTTTGACTTAAAGTTTGCTGTATACAAGGATTTAAGGGAGAAGGGCCTAGTCGTAACGCCTGGCGTAAAGTTTGGATGCGACTTCGCAGTATATAAGCAGGGTCCTGGGTTAGAGCATGCTCCCTACATGGTTTCAGTTAAGAGTAGAAAGGATGAGATAACGCCGACGGAGATAGTTAAAGCGGGGCGGCTTGCAACAACTGTTAGAAAACGATTTATTATAGCTGTTCCAGACCTTGAGAAGGGTAAAGTAGAGTACCTGATTTTTAAGTGGTTTAAAGCGTAAATGCAGGTTTAAGCGGCTTCTTCGCCAGTAGCTGTGGTTTTCTCCTCCTCGCTTTCCATAATTCTCATGTTTATCTGCAGAATATCTTCCGTTATAGTGTTTCCTCTAACCATCTTTCTTCTTCTTTCACCTTTATCCTTAGGTTTAAAGCCAACTCCACTACTTAACAGGATGCGCGTCTTCACGCCTCCGTGGACATCAGGCCTCATAGGGAATCCGTCCTTATCGCTTCCGCCCGTTATTATAAGCTTTACGCCGGGCATTCCAACCACTGAGCCGTCAACTATATCACCTATCTTTCTGCCAATCAACGGGGTGGCTCTAGCCCCCTCCACCTCAACAGACTTTGATTTGCCGGTTTTGGGATCCGAAACTATTATCTTGAACTTAGCCATACTTTGTTCTCTCCAAGAGATATTCTTGAAAAAATGAGTTTCGACATATAAATTATTCGCATAAATAGCCTTTGGATGAAACGTAGAGTCTTGGAAGCGGTATGAGGGGAACAATAATATTTGGGTAAAGCCCTATAGAAAGAGTTTTTTCCTCCATAATGTCCTCCTCGCATATGTAGAACTCATGGGTTTCAAGGAAACCCTTCAGTAATCGGGCTTCGGCGGCATAATCGGTTTTAGTTATGTTCATGTATTGAAACGTGTAATGCCTTAATATCGCTGAGGAAGTTATGGATTTTAAGGGCTCTGCCTCTAGATTAGCCTCAACATATGTTAAATCAACTGGCAGCCAACCCCACGGTGGAATAAAAACCATTGCCCAGCCGTGCCAACCAACTCTAATCTGTCTGAACAAGAGATGCCCGCTGTAATATGTTCTATTGCTGTTCCAGCCGCTAATATATATGCAGCCAACCTGCAAATAAGCTGGTATGCCGACCGCGCGGCAAAACGTTATGAGCAGATTTGCTTGGTCGTCGCAGTCTCCTCTACGGCTCAAAAATGTTTCTATAGGATACTTCGGGAGTTCGGAGGTTTCATATTTGATTTCCCTCGCTATCCACGAGACGAACCTCTTAATAATTTTCAGAACATTAGTTTCATTACCAACTATTTTTAGGGCTTCCTCCATGAGCGTGGATACGTTCGACTGCCAGAGACTTGTCGGCTGACAATGCTCTTTTCGAAGATCTTCCGGGATCTCGTCGATTCTCCCAGAGATCTCCTCCGAAATGTTCGGCAGCTTCCTCTCCTTAAATATTAAAACATATGTAGCATTATAGCCTACTTTTTCGCCGGGCACGATTGATTCTCTTCCAAGGTTTAGTATGAGCACAGCGTTCCCATTAGAATCTTTCTTAATACTCTCTATACTGTGAGAAACCCTAGCCAGATAAGCCTCCTGCCAGCTATTGTTAATAAATAGGCCTACTGCCCTATCGTTATCAGTTAAGTTCCATATCTTTTTCTCCTCTCTATTTTCGAAGAGGACTTTCATGGTTAGGCTGAAGACCTTCCCTTCTAGCGGCGGCCTATAGGTAGCTTGCCTTAAAACTGCCAGCAGCAGGAACGCT comes from the Candidatus Bathyarchaeia archaeon genome and includes:
- the glyS gene encoding glycine--tRNA ligase, which codes for MMKGADKFEKISELARRRGFFWQSYEIYGGVSGFICWGPFGAVMKRRIEDKFREFFLKRLNFYEVETPIIAPERVFKASGHVEHFKEPMVECLKCRRKFRADHLLQDLAKISSQETDRMGLQDIKNEIERHNIKCPECGGEFSEPKYFLTMFQTSIGPYADNVGYGRPEAAQGIFVEFKRLYEQVRERLPIGFAQIGHALRNEISPRQGPIRLREFTIIDLEFFFDPENAKCPLLNEVADERLRVVLARNRLSGDESPVELTVREMVADGYIMVEWLAFFMALAKRFVAGLGIPEDRQRFIEKHPWERAHYSAQGFDQEVYLERWGWVEVAGFNYRTDYDLKGHMRESAVDMRVFKPSEKNGGRHFIPHVIEPSFGSDRLAYATLEYAYTVKDGRVILKLPRDIAPVQVAVLPLVSRDGLPEKAREVYKVLLDEGFTVEYDESGYIGRRYARFDEIGVPLCITVDYQTLEDNTVTIRDRDTWRQVRAEIGKMPRLIYEYLRYRINFEDLGSAVKN
- a CDS encoding DUF47 family protein; translation: MKATVIGRFLNSLFTISFRELTLNIEVGGLQLVFPIEAEPRAKRRALNLCQDHLRKIIEIVRKTAQLVDSFVAGDAGSVLHSYDEIQRLSDEIADSKRAVTQEIVEVGAILLNREDFLRFIYVISEIADLCKGVSFRILVIVERKWEVPRELKKGIAELSSAVFNAMMRLRDAVFALNYGSPQMFEKAREVEITEREVDNLYRRVEISLLEQNIEASKMLLIRDIIGLLEDTADKIEDASDAVRILSLAL
- the endA gene encoding tRNA-intron lyase; protein product: MTSNKNAKIEAEFLENFLVVWDPKDGSNLYKIGFYGKPLGIPKPKSPEFNVPLVLDLMEGLYLLEKGIIDVFEGLEKSRVSVRVLRARARQVYEDFDLKFAVYKDLREKGLVVTPGVKFGCDFAVYKQGPGLEHAPYMVSVKSRKDEITPTEIVKAGRLATTVRKRFIIAVPDLEKGKVEYLIFKWFKA
- a CDS encoding 30S ribosomal protein S6e, which translates into the protein MAKFKIIVSDPKTGKSKSVEVEGARATPLIGRKIGDIVDGSVVGMPGVKLIITGGSDKDGFPMRPDVHGGVKTRILLSSGVGFKPKDKGERRRKMVRGNTITEDILQINMRIMESEEEKTTATGEEAA
- a CDS encoding transglutaminase-like domain-containing protein, which gives rise to MPISTQVSRFDIEPKTAAKVRDYLIILMLLAFLLLAVLRQATYRPPLEGKVFSLTMKVLFENREEKKIWNLTDNDRAVGLFINNSWQEAYLARVSHSIESIKKDSNGNAVLILNLGRESIVPGEKVGYNATYVLIFKERKLPNISEEISGRIDEIPEDLRKEHCQPTSLWQSNVSTLMEEALKIVGNETNVLKIIKRFVSWIAREIKYETSELPKYPIETFLSRRGDCDDQANLLITFCRAVGIPAYLQVGCIYISGWNSNRTYYSGHLLFRQIRVGWHGWAMVFIPPWGWLPVDLTYVEANLEAEPLKSITSSAILRHYTFQYMNITKTDYAAEARLLKGFLETHEFYICEEDIMEEKTLSIGLYPNIIVPLIPLPRLYVSSKGYLCE